The following coding sequences are from one Arthrobacter sp. 24S4-2 window:
- a CDS encoding phage holin family protein: MSGRHSGRSKGGLSIAALPKTLRLVAKLAPRQLNDEIALAKIEVKRKGIQVGVAAAFFAVALLFVAFLVIGLIVAAIMGLATIMPAWLAALLVCAVFLVISVIGALVGLRKFKKAMPLVPEDTIRGLKHDLGIAKQGSEFDPAVLDPSSEQAKAAKEAKAAQEKAEKEAKKAAKPDLGPAPTEAELRRRLDQRRRHLTGVRDELGEELDVKTQAQVLLDATQKQLKTGKERAGQQFESLTRSASNFLNRANEGQSGVRWKPLAALAASAAVLVVLLRRLLKG; the protein is encoded by the coding sequence ATGAGCGGACGACACAGCGGCCGGAGCAAAGGCGGACTGAGTATTGCGGCGCTGCCCAAAACGCTGAGGCTGGTTGCCAAGCTGGCGCCACGGCAGCTCAACGACGAAATCGCCCTCGCAAAAATCGAGGTCAAGCGCAAAGGCATCCAGGTCGGGGTGGCGGCGGCGTTCTTCGCCGTCGCACTGCTGTTCGTTGCCTTCCTCGTCATCGGACTCATTGTTGCCGCGATCATGGGGCTTGCCACCATCATGCCCGCCTGGCTTGCGGCCCTTCTGGTGTGCGCCGTGTTCCTCGTTATCTCCGTCATCGGCGCACTGGTGGGACTGCGCAAGTTCAAGAAGGCCATGCCGCTGGTTCCCGAAGACACCATCCGCGGCCTCAAGCACGATCTCGGCATTGCGAAGCAGGGCTCGGAGTTCGATCCGGCCGTCCTCGACCCGTCCTCCGAGCAGGCCAAGGCAGCCAAGGAAGCGAAAGCTGCCCAGGAGAAGGCCGAGAAAGAGGCAAAGAAAGCGGCAAAGCCCGACCTTGGCCCTGCCCCCACAGAGGCCGAACTGCGGCGGCGCCTGGACCAGCGACGCCGCCACCTGACCGGCGTCCGCGACGAACTGGGCGAGGAACTCGACGTCAAGACGCAGGCTCAGGTCCTGCTGGACGCCACCCAGAAGCAGCTGAAGACCGGCAAGGAACGGGCCGGCCAGCAATTCGAGTCGCTGACGCGTTCTGCCTCCAATTTCCTGAACCGCGCCAATGAAGGGCAGTCCGGCGTTCGCTGGAAGCCTCTCGCAGCACTGGCCGCGTCCGCGGCGGTACTCGTCGTCCTGCTCCGGAGGCTCCTCAAGGGCTAA
- a CDS encoding deoxyguanosinetriphosphate triphosphohydrolase, producing MAETRTAAPVLPGYEAHDSARWVEEPPKTTYRSDFERDRARVLHSSALRRLGAKTQVVAPDTDDFVRTRLTHSLEVAQVGRELGRTLGCDPDVVDTACLSHDLGHPPFGHNGESALNEMAHGIGGFEGNAQTLRLLSRLEPKVLAADGTPAGLNLTRASLDAAAKYPWSALNAPVIHGQRTSKFGAYEDDLPIFDWLREGAPERRSCLEAQVMDLADDISYSVHDVEDAIVAGHFQLRWMDNPDHRARVVGYAKQWYLPHNDPAAIDAALARLEATDVWVREADGSRKAMAALKDMTSQLIGRFCQSALETTRAVYGPENLTRYNAELMVPDETVMEIAVMKGLATTFVMTTEHRQPIYERQREVLHALVTALNATGDRHLEPMFAADWRDAPDDGARLRVVIDQVASLTDGSALAMYERLVGSLPSLW from the coding sequence GTGGCTGAAACCCGGACGGCAGCACCCGTGCTGCCGGGCTACGAAGCCCACGACTCCGCCCGCTGGGTGGAGGAGCCGCCCAAGACCACGTACCGCTCCGACTTCGAACGGGACCGTGCACGGGTCCTGCACTCGTCCGCGCTGCGCCGGCTGGGCGCCAAGACGCAGGTTGTCGCCCCGGACACCGACGACTTCGTCCGGACCCGGCTCACGCACAGCCTTGAAGTGGCCCAGGTGGGCCGCGAACTGGGGCGGACGCTGGGCTGCGATCCCGACGTGGTGGACACCGCCTGCCTCAGCCACGACCTCGGCCACCCGCCGTTCGGACACAACGGCGAATCCGCGCTCAATGAGATGGCGCATGGAATCGGCGGATTCGAGGGCAACGCCCAGACCCTCCGGCTGCTGAGCCGGCTGGAGCCCAAGGTCCTGGCCGCCGACGGAACGCCGGCCGGGCTCAACCTCACCCGCGCCAGCCTCGACGCCGCCGCCAAGTATCCCTGGTCGGCGTTGAACGCCCCCGTGATCCACGGCCAGCGGACCAGCAAGTTCGGCGCCTACGAGGACGACCTGCCCATCTTCGACTGGCTGCGCGAAGGAGCACCGGAGCGCCGTTCGTGCCTCGAAGCGCAGGTCATGGATCTCGCGGACGACATCTCCTACTCGGTGCACGACGTCGAGGACGCCATCGTGGCAGGGCACTTCCAGCTGCGCTGGATGGACAACCCGGACCACCGCGCCCGCGTGGTGGGCTACGCCAAGCAGTGGTACCTGCCCCACAACGATCCCGCGGCGATCGACGCCGCCCTGGCCCGGCTCGAGGCGACGGACGTCTGGGTGCGCGAAGCCGACGGCAGCCGCAAGGCAATGGCCGCCCTGAAAGACATGACCAGCCAGCTGATCGGCAGGTTCTGCCAGAGCGCCCTGGAAACCACCCGCGCCGTCTACGGCCCCGAAAACCTGACCCGCTACAACGCCGAACTGATGGTGCCGGACGAAACCGTGATGGAAATCGCGGTGATGAAGGGCCTGGCCACCACCTTCGTGATGACCACAGAGCACCGCCAGCCCATCTACGAACGCCAGCGCGAGGTCCTGCACGCGCTCGTGACGGCGCTGAACGCCACCGGGGACCGCCACCTGGAGCCGATGTTCGCCGCTGACTGGCGGGACGCGCCCGACGACGGCGCCCGCCTTCGCGTCGTCATCGACCAGGTCGCTTCATTGACGGACGGTTCGGCGCTGGCCATGTACGAACGGCTGGTGGGCAGCCTGCCGTCGCTTTGGTAG
- the dnaG gene encoding DNA primase, whose product MAGLIKREDIDEVRQRTDIKEVVDGYVTLKGAGLGSYKGLCPFHDERSPSFTVRPQVGRYHCFGCGEDGDVIAFVQKLDHTSFHEAVEKLAARIGFELRYEDGGTGPNREDVGKRQRLLDAHKVADEFFRAQLLTAGAAEGRNFLHGRGFDRAAAEQFGVGYAPQGWDALLKHLRGRGYTDAELKLTGMFSEGNRGIYDRFRGRLIWPIRDIAGDTIGFGARKLYEDDQGPKYLNTPETTLYKKSQVLYGIDLAKRNIAKERQLVVVEGYTDVMACHLSGIATAVATCGTAFGADHIKIARRLLSDDGTGGEVIFTFDGDAAGQKAALRAFEEDQRFVAQTYVAVEPTGADPCDLRQSRGDSAVRDLISSRRPLFEFAIRATLRRHNLDTVEGRIAALRESAPVVAQIRDAAIRPGYARELAGWLGMAVEEVSRAVAVAAKRAAQGETPTGQGGGQQRTGAAPGIAELPASGVVPSFNRPDPRDPVASMERQALEVALQEPAMLAGGIWDRFSAAGFKTPAYQAVHDAMRASGPGLTGDPARWVEQVMQEVPEPLRPLVSELAVVPLPASNAEGVLKYCRDILARLFELQITRVKADKMGQLQRLDGSAHPEEFQRLNRELMMLEMERRSLRSDA is encoded by the coding sequence GTGGCTGGGCTGATTAAACGCGAAGATATTGACGAAGTACGCCAGCGCACGGATATCAAGGAAGTCGTTGACGGCTACGTGACGCTCAAGGGCGCCGGGCTGGGGTCGTACAAGGGCCTTTGCCCCTTCCACGACGAGCGCTCGCCGTCGTTCACCGTCCGCCCGCAGGTGGGCCGGTACCACTGCTTCGGCTGCGGCGAGGACGGCGACGTCATCGCCTTCGTCCAGAAACTGGACCACACCTCGTTCCATGAAGCCGTGGAAAAACTTGCCGCCCGGATCGGCTTTGAGCTGCGCTACGAGGACGGCGGCACGGGCCCCAACCGGGAAGACGTGGGCAAGCGCCAGCGGCTTCTGGACGCCCACAAAGTGGCTGACGAATTTTTCCGGGCACAGTTGCTGACTGCGGGCGCCGCCGAGGGCCGCAACTTCCTCCACGGCCGCGGCTTCGACCGCGCCGCAGCCGAGCAGTTCGGCGTGGGTTACGCCCCGCAGGGCTGGGATGCGCTCCTCAAACACCTCCGCGGGCGCGGCTACACCGATGCCGAGCTGAAGCTCACGGGCATGTTCTCGGAAGGCAACCGGGGGATCTACGACCGCTTCCGCGGCCGCCTGATCTGGCCCATCCGCGACATCGCGGGCGACACCATCGGCTTCGGCGCCCGGAAACTCTATGAGGACGACCAGGGCCCCAAATACCTCAACACCCCGGAGACAACGCTCTATAAGAAGTCCCAGGTGCTCTATGGCATCGACCTGGCGAAACGGAACATCGCCAAGGAGCGGCAGCTGGTGGTGGTGGAGGGCTACACCGACGTCATGGCCTGCCACCTGTCCGGCATCGCCACCGCCGTGGCCACCTGCGGCACCGCGTTCGGCGCCGACCACATCAAGATCGCCCGGCGGCTGCTGTCCGACGACGGCACCGGCGGAGAAGTCATCTTCACCTTCGACGGCGACGCCGCCGGCCAGAAAGCTGCCTTGCGCGCCTTCGAGGAGGACCAGCGCTTCGTGGCGCAGACCTACGTCGCGGTGGAGCCCACCGGCGCCGACCCCTGTGACCTGCGGCAGTCCCGGGGCGACTCCGCCGTGCGGGACCTGATCAGCAGCCGCCGTCCGCTGTTTGAATTCGCCATCAGGGCCACACTGAGGCGGCACAACCTGGACACCGTCGAAGGCCGCATTGCCGCCTTGCGGGAGTCCGCACCGGTCGTGGCCCAGATCCGGGACGCGGCAATCCGGCCCGGCTACGCCCGCGAACTCGCCGGCTGGCTCGGCATGGCTGTTGAGGAGGTCAGCCGCGCGGTGGCCGTCGCCGCCAAACGCGCTGCCCAGGGCGAAACGCCCACGGGCCAGGGCGGTGGGCAGCAGCGGACAGGCGCGGCTCCCGGCATTGCCGAGTTGCCGGCGTCGGGCGTTGTGCCGTCCTTCAACAGGCCGGACCCCAGGGACCCGGTGGCGTCCATGGAGCGGCAGGCGCTGGAGGTGGCCCTCCAGGAGCCCGCCATGCTCGCCGGAGGGATCTGGGACCGGTTTAGTGCGGCCGGGTTCAAGACCCCCGCCTACCAGGCCGTCCACGACGCCATGCGCGCCTCCGGGCCCGGCCTGACGGGTGATCCGGCGCGCTGGGTGGAGCAGGTCATGCAAGAGGTGCCGGAGCCTCTCCGGCCGCTGGTCTCTGAGCTTGCCGTGGTGCCGCTGCCGGCGAGCAACGCCGAAGGTGTGCTCAAGTACTGCCGTGACATCCTGGCCCGGCTCTTCGAACTGCAGATCACCAGGGTCAAGGCGGACAAGATGGGGCAGCTGCAGCGCCTGGACGGTTCAGCCCACCCAGAGGAGTTCCAGCGGCTGAACCGTGAGCTGATGATGCTGGAAATGGAGCGCCGCTCGCTCCGTTCCGATGCCTGA
- a CDS encoding multidrug effflux MFS transporter has protein sequence MSIPANPGDSLSRRRKLLYILLLGALTALGPFTIDLYLPAFPALEASLGVSEAEVQLTLTGTTVGFALGQLVVGPLSDKFGRRLPLILATALHITASLGAALSTDLASLGLFRVLMGIGAAGGGVVAMAMVRDLFSGYAMVRMFSRMALVNGMAPILAPVIGSQLLLIMPWPGIFYFLAGYGTLVIIAAILLVRETLPRELRGKSGLTAAQRYKLLFSDRIFVGLLLLGGMNFAGLFAYLSASPFLFQDVYGFTPQQYGLLFGINSLGIVAGVQSSSRVIKRVPPQWILACSTAWMFLMALLIVIFDQLGFGLWGVMVPLWFYILGTGFTFPCVQVLALSTHGAQAGTAASLLGAATFMMAGIVSPVVGWFGDISATVMGGVQATSILLAVAVLWLIVRPRTVPSIH, from the coding sequence GTGAGCATCCCCGCCAATCCGGGCGACTCCCTGAGCCGCCGCCGGAAACTCCTGTACATCCTGCTCCTCGGTGCCCTGACGGCCCTGGGGCCATTCACGATCGATCTGTACCTTCCGGCCTTTCCTGCCCTTGAGGCCAGTCTCGGGGTGTCCGAGGCGGAAGTTCAGCTCACGCTGACCGGAACAACAGTCGGCTTCGCCCTGGGCCAGCTGGTCGTCGGACCGCTCAGTGACAAGTTCGGCCGGAGGCTGCCCCTGATCCTTGCCACTGCGCTGCACATCACAGCTTCGCTCGGCGCTGCACTCTCCACCGACCTGGCAAGCCTGGGACTCTTCCGGGTGCTGATGGGCATCGGAGCGGCCGGTGGCGGCGTGGTGGCCATGGCGATGGTGCGTGATCTCTTCAGCGGATACGCCATGGTGCGGATGTTCTCCCGGATGGCGCTGGTGAATGGGATGGCCCCGATCCTGGCTCCCGTCATTGGCTCGCAGCTGCTGCTGATCATGCCCTGGCCGGGAATCTTCTACTTCCTGGCCGGCTACGGCACCCTGGTGATCATTGCCGCCATCCTCCTGGTCCGCGAAACACTCCCCCGCGAACTCCGGGGCAAGTCCGGACTCACCGCCGCCCAGCGCTACAAGCTCCTGTTTTCGGACCGGATCTTTGTGGGCCTGCTGTTGCTTGGCGGCATGAACTTCGCCGGGCTGTTCGCGTACCTCTCCGCTTCGCCGTTCCTGTTCCAGGATGTATACGGGTTCACGCCGCAGCAGTACGGTTTGCTGTTCGGCATCAACTCGCTGGGCATCGTGGCAGGCGTGCAGAGCAGCTCCCGGGTGATCAAACGGGTGCCGCCTCAGTGGATCCTGGCCTGTTCCACGGCATGGATGTTCCTGATGGCGCTCCTGATTGTGATTTTCGACCAACTGGGCTTCGGACTTTGGGGCGTGATGGTGCCGCTCTGGTTCTATATCCTCGGCACCGGCTTCACGTTCCCCTGCGTTCAGGTCCTGGCACTGTCCACCCACGGAGCGCAGGCGGGAACCGCCGCGTCGCTCCTGGGTGCCGCAACGTTCATGATGGCGGGCATCGTTTCCCCGGTGGTGGGCTGGTTCGGTGACATCTCCGCAACCGTCATGGGAGGCGTGCAGGCCACCAGCATCCTGCTGGCCGTTGCCGTGTTGTGGCTGATCGTCCGGCCGCGCACAGTACCCTCCATTCACTGA